From the genome of Salvia splendens isolate huo1 chromosome 7, SspV2, whole genome shotgun sequence:
tgctcttcatgatttgacgtttgtacccttaaaataggatcttttaaatctgttcctttcttcactttttctgctccattttccccGCCCCGGGTAATTTGTGTGCATTCCTGGTCCGGTAGATTTTTCACACACCTGCCctcctgataattctccttgacctagcggacttttgacactttttactcctttttctgctcattttgcatctgctcggtcaatttgcagcatctacttgacccagcaaatatctgcacacttaatctcaaatgtgcgcattatctccccaaAAAAGCATATAATATCAccaaaaaccaatgcatgaaacgagccttatcagctCTGGACTAGTTATTGTCATTCTCAACCTAAATAGATGTGGATAGTCAATCATGAACAGTTGCTAGTGTCGATCTGAAGTCACTTCCTAGTTTGGATGATCGGTACAATTGGAGTGTAATATATCACCAAATATATCACGTTGAGGTATGTACTTTTTGCTATGTAAACCAACTATGAGATCTCAATAATTACttatttctaaatatatatAAGTAACATTGACACACACTACTTTGGCTTGTCAATACGTGAGGATTTTCCATAACCTAATCTTATACTATTTTGGATACTAGTGACTAAGACTATCTCCAAGGGTACACTAAAACCTAAAATGAGATACGTAATTAGCTCCAAAACCAATCCCATTTTTCggtttttggggaaaaaatacctatctttaggtttacactaaacccaaacccaaaagtttttcaaattttatgagtaaaaaaacataaaatagagaatgttcttttaagtttgagttaAGTGTAAATGTTTagagtaaaatcatatttgatgtgacatttacactaaaaCGAGTTTGAGTTAAGTGTAAAtagttggagatgctctaacataCCAAAATAGTTTACATGTAACAAGCAATAACCTTCGTAGGATTTATACAAGAATCTCATTCCTACATCATATTTAACTCAAACATGCGTTTCCTTCTTACGTGTCTAAGTAAACATGCGTTTCACAAATACGTGTTAAGGTAACGACGCGTTAACCCCTTGCGTGTCTAGACTAAGATGCGTTGAAACACGCTTTTTGCAAATACATTTTAAGTTAACAACGCATTATCCTTACCCAAGGTAATTTTATTGTTTCAATTATTCATAAACACGAATTAGATATCTCAATTATCAGAAACACGAAATAGGTCTCGCGGTTTCAAATATCAAAAGACTCACATTAGTTTCTCGCGTGTCTGATTTGAATACAGAAGCCCCACTTTTTCTCTCCTTCCCTGCGCGTATTCAGTCACTCTTCCCTTGTGCGAACCAACTGGCGAAATCGCTCAAAATCAATGACAATTTGACTTCTAGCTGCTCCCATTCCTATTTTAAGTGTATTAGGTAAAATTTCACCTCTAATTTTGATTATTATTGGAATTTTGTTGGATATTGATTTGGGGTTTATAATTTGTCGGTTTATAGAATTAGGTTGATGTAGTGTTAAATGTTGTTGACAAACTTGCTCTAATCCATAAAAGAATGTTGAACTttgttgaattttgaatttggtattgaattttgttgaatttggtatTAAACTTTGTTGATAAATTTGCTCTAATCATAAAAGAATATTGAACTTTGTTGAATAttgaattttattgaatttggtaTTTGTTACTCTTGAATGACAATggaacaataaaacaaaatatagtaATCGATGAAAAGATATCAATTGGAAAACCTTCAGACTCAATCTTTATTTAGTACTctatgaagattgaagattacaAGAGAAAATGAAGAACAATCTATCAAGACCCAAAACCACAAGATGAATCTGTGCACTCGAATTGAACTCTCAAGGAACAACTCTCAATGAATGatttttcctctcttcttctcccGTTATGTTTTGCAGCTTCTCGTTTATAGCTAGCTATTTGAATGCTTGAGATCAATCCGATCTCTCCAGCTCAATCTCAGCCACCCAGCCCGATCAGTCACTTCTAACTAATATGAACGTTGGAGCTAACATctaaaacaactcatcaactgCCTTAACTCTCTCTTGGTGCTGACTCAATGAGCTTGAGCCATTTTAAAAGCTATAAACCTTTCGGTGTtgaattttgttgaatttggtattgaaatgttgaattttgttgatttttgttgACAAATTTGCTCTTTTTAGGATTAATTTGCTAGTTATAGTTGAATTTACTGTTGAACTTTGGTAAAATGAGGCTACTAATGTTCCTTATGCAGACttgcatatttcatttttcatgtctttCTCAATTTTCTAATTTGATAAATTTGAGCTTTTAATCGAAATTAGTGTCAACTGTTGTCAAACACATTGGATGGATAAAGCATAGAAATCTTTTCTCTTTCAAATTTGAGTAGAGTTTATGGATTATAATCgatatatgtttttattaaatgtttattTCATTAGGATGTCACATAATGGACCGGAAGATCCATCTGCTTTGCTATGGCAGAATGTTCACATATCTCTTCGAGCATTTGAAGGCGAGGAAATAACTCCTTTCACCATTCGTCGCTATAAGGACCATTTTTGGGATATAGATAATCTTCACCAGTTCGTGATTGATTGGGTCCAAAGATTTGGTTTTGGGGGAGTATATCAGTATCGGATGCCTTTGGCTGTAGATCATGCTCTGATAACAGcattgattgaacgttggaggtcCGAAACACATATCTTCCATCTACCTATAGGAGAAACCACTATTACATTACAAGACGTACAAGTGTTATGTGGTCTACCTGCACATGGATTACCTTTCACAGGAAATAGTTGTAGTAAACAAGGGTGGCAGGATCTATGTGATGAACTTTTGGGATTCTCTTCACATCAATGTGAGATGAAGGAAAACGGGTTACATGTATCGGCCCTAGTACATAAGATGGTGTTGGAATCTTTACAGGATGGTCTACACCCTGAAGTCTACATTCAACGGGCACATATGATTGTGCTTATACTATTAGGAGCGTTGATATTACCTGATGGATCGAGGTGTAAAGTACCTTTGATTTGGTTGACCGTGCTTCAGAATGTTGGAGATGTCCCTATGTATAGTTGGCCAAATGTTACACTTGCTACATTGTACCATAATCTTTGCTAGGCTTCCATGGGTAGGAAGAAAGATATTGGAGGTCCAACGGTACTTCTACAGCTGTAGGTGTGGGAGAGAATGCCCAATCTTAGACCCGACTTTGTGCTGACATGTATGCATACAGAAAACACTCCATGTGTAGCAATGTAAGCTTAATGTGTAAATGTTTTGGTGTTTTCAATggcaaaatattaaaattttatttttttcatattgtaGGTGGTCTAGCTCATACCAGATTAACAATGCGCCCAAATTTTCTGTTATACATTATCACGAATAGTCATCATATCTCCAACATGACCGGGTAAAACAAATAACACTTTTATATATCGCGAAAAGTCATCATATCTAGTAATTTATGTCTCCAACGTGAGTAGGTAAAATAAATAAGACCTTTACATATATGTGTTTATCTAGTAATTTAATGGATAAATTGTTATAGTTTATTTGGATGTTGTACACTGGACGCCAATTACCAGACATCTGTAACAACATCGACAAAACTTGAAGATCAATGACATATATGGCGTGTTGGGCTATTGTCGAGGCACATGAGCCTGAGAGTGTTATGCGACAGTTTGGTGGGACTCCTTTCATTCCAAAAATGCGTGAGTGGGGATTCAATGATTTCATTTTAATACAAATCGCCGAGGGAAATCCAAAAAGAATTGACAGTTAGAGAATATGAATTATATTCAACAATGGGAGAGAAGGTTGGACATTGTGTACTTGGAACCTCTCAGAAGTGATCATGAGTTGGTGGACAGAACTCGGTGTACATGGAGTGGTATAACAAGATAACGATTACATACATCACTCGGCCCGGCAGTCGCCCAAATGTGGGGATGAACACTGGTgcatcatcatcaacaataaCTGTAAGtattgttttatataattattttatcattgTATTTATTTATGTCATTAACAATGCATATTTTTTTGTGACAGTTTGAGACATTGGGATATGTGTATCACTTGACGTGCGAGGTGGACGAGAATAACTCCCTATCAGTATTACATGATATTAGGAAGCTTGTTCATAACTGCCTTGTTGAATGCGGCGAGAGTGAGCGTACAGTCTTGCCTACCAGACAACGTACAGATGTGGATATGTCCTAGGGTTTCGGGCCAATAGGTCGTGGTGGCGGTTAGAAAGGTGTCTAAATCGGCGGACATTGTAATTTTATGCCATTCCAAGTGTCCCAGGACATACCAAAGTCATCACATGGCGCATCTGAAGAAAATAGGAATTGGGTTGACGGCATGGATATCCACGACAAGGACATACTAGAGTCATTACATGACGCAGctaaagaaaatagaaattgggATGACGACAAGGATATCCACGATTATAATAATTCAGAAATGCAGAATCCAACAGTACCAGATCTATCTGTTCATATGATGCGCCCTCCAGCTATTGCTGAAGTAGATGATGGAAATGAAAATGTTGATGCTACAGAGGATAGTGCTCACATGGACTGCCCCACTATACCAGTTAGAAGGTCTAAACGTGTGAACTGGGCAAAGAAGCCGAATAAATATACACAATGATAGTGTACCTgttattatgagattgtgttGGAATACTTGTCGTGTATTGTGTTGGAACATTCACTTCTATTGTATTGTTGGATCCTGTAGGAATTATTGGTGTATTGTGttggtattttgtttatatatttttttacatgTGGTTTGATCAATATATAGGGTAAACTCTgctgaaaattttaaaactatttGCAAATGAGTCTCTGACCTTAATAATCTATTTAGTAGCTTAACATTCAATAGAAACATAATCTACTCAGTAGCTCAACATTCCACAGAAACATTATACGTCAAGAGTTTCTTCTTCGACATGAGCCATGGATTGGTTGGGGGTCCAAGGATGAGAGAGAAGACACGCCAAGAATCCAATAAAGCTCGAGGGCTACCCGAGGATGCGAGGAAAAAAGAAGGCtcagatttgaggacaaatcttTTCCAAGAAGGGGAGGATGATACGATCATGGAAGCCGTGCATCAAAGAGTTCAACTACAGCTGGATTCGATCAATCATTTTCCTGTCAAGATGACATCCAAACACTTTTCAAAGACCACCATTGTCTTTGTCTTTGAATGAACTTCGCGTGAGTACCTTACACGCCTCAATCAGAGTTCGGTGGAGGAAGTTATGACCGATTTACGAAAGTCGCGCAGTGAAGAGCGAGTGATTTCTGAGAAAAGTCTCTCGGTTCACAGAATTTCATATTGTCCACAAGAGATGTTCTGATCTAGGTTTTATTATACAAATACCTAATTAGTTGGGATTCattaatgtactccctccgtcccaaggaagatggcCCCTTCCTTGGGTGGCACGGAGTTTTATTCacctttattttgtgtgttaagtggagagagtaaagtaagagagagagaataaagttgagataaaggtgtttccatttttagtaa
Proteins encoded in this window:
- the LOC121741117 gene encoding serine/threonine-protein phosphatase 7 long form homolog — translated: MSHNGPEDPSALLWQNVHISLRAFEGEEITPFTIRRYKDHFWDIDNLHQFVIDWVQRFGFGGVYQYRMPLAVDHALITALIERWRSETHIFHLPIGETTITLQDVQVLCGLPAHGLPFTGNSCSKQGWQDLCDELLGFSSHQCEMKENGLHVSALVHKMVLESLQDGLHPEVYIQRAHMIVLILLGALILPDGSRCKVPLIWLTVLQNVGDVPMYSWPNVTLATLYHNLC